Proteins from a genomic interval of Bradyrhizobium sp. CCBAU 53340:
- a CDS encoding phasin family protein produces MTDQAQRQDHDRFELPPEMRNMAESSFRQARDAFEKLLANAEAAAGSMEQRGAGMRAGAKDIGARAIAFAESNVQASLDYAQSLVHARDLTEVMRLHGDYVQAQMRILADQASEMSQAVSRAAMDATRAKH; encoded by the coding sequence ATGACCGACCAGGCCCAACGCCAAGACCACGATCGTTTCGAGCTTCCGCCGGAGATGCGCAACATGGCGGAATCGAGCTTCAGGCAGGCCCGCGACGCGTTCGAGAAACTGCTCGCCAATGCCGAGGCCGCCGCCGGCTCGATGGAGCAACGCGGCGCCGGCATGCGCGCCGGCGCCAAGGACATCGGGGCCCGCGCGATCGCCTTCGCCGAGAGCAATGTGCAGGCCTCGCTCGACTACGCCCAGTCGCTGGTTCACGCCAGGGATCTCACCGAGGTGATGCGGCTGCACGGCGACTACGTCCAGGCCCAGATGCGCATCCTGGCCGACCAGGCCAGCGAAATGAGCCAAGCCGTCAGCCGCGCCGCCATGGATGCGACCAGGGCGAAGCATTAG
- a CDS encoding LysR family transcriptional regulator gives MPRTRDGFTDMDWDKLKVFHAAAEAGSFTHAGEQLGLSQSAVSRQVSALEQELSVSLFHRHARGLILTEQGDLLFRTAHDVFMQLQAARAKLTDSRERPSGDLKITTTPGVGINWLIPRLGEFTALYPEIRISLIVTDEELDLSMREADVAIRTRKPTQPDLIQRKLFAMGFHAYCSPEYIKRFGTPRTLEELDSHRIITLSDGNFAPHLQNRNWLVEAARNGSGPREAYFKVNNILGLVRACQQGLGIAALPDYLVEEQSKLVQLFGESDSIQLDTYFVYPEELKTVARVQVFRDFVVSKAQRWPS, from the coding sequence ATGCCCCGAACACGCGACGGATTCACGGATATGGACTGGGACAAGCTGAAGGTGTTTCACGCGGCGGCGGAAGCGGGCAGCTTCACGCATGCGGGCGAGCAGCTCGGCCTGTCGCAATCGGCGGTCTCGCGCCAGGTCTCGGCGCTGGAGCAGGAGCTCTCGGTCTCGCTGTTCCACCGCCACGCCCGCGGCCTGATCCTCACCGAACAGGGCGACCTGTTGTTCCGCACCGCGCATGACGTGTTCATGCAGCTGCAGGCGGCGCGCGCGAAACTGACCGACAGCCGCGAGCGGCCGAGCGGCGATCTCAAGATCACCACCACGCCCGGCGTCGGCATCAACTGGCTGATCCCGCGGCTCGGCGAGTTCACTGCGCTGTATCCGGAAATCCGGATCTCGCTGATCGTCACCGACGAGGAGCTCGACCTGTCGATGCGCGAGGCCGACGTCGCGATCCGCACCCGCAAGCCGACGCAGCCGGATCTCATCCAGCGCAAGCTGTTCGCAATGGGCTTCCACGCCTATTGCTCGCCGGAATACATCAAGCGCTTCGGCACGCCGCGCACGCTGGAGGAGCTCGACTCCCACCGCATCATCACGCTCTCGGACGGCAACTTCGCGCCGCATCTGCAGAACCGCAACTGGCTGGTCGAAGCTGCGCGCAACGGCTCGGGTCCGCGCGAGGCCTATTTCAAGGTCAACAACATCCTCGGCCTCGTCCGCGCCTGTCAGCAGGGCCTCGGTATCGCCGCCCTGCCCGACTATCTGGTCGAGGAGCAGAGCAAGCTCGTGCAGCTGTTCGGCGAGTCGGATTCGATCCAGCTCGACACGTACTTCGTCTATCCCGAGGAGTTGAAGACGGTCGCACGCGTGCAAGTGTTCCGCGACTTCGTGGTGAGCAAGGCGCAGCGCTGGCCGTCCTGA
- a CDS encoding phasin, whose translation MTGATDPFSASIIPFEVPEQVRAFAEKGVSQARENYAKFKDAAETHNGTVEAVFASASKGANEYAAKLMEFMKANTTAHLDFTQELLGTKSPNDAFQLWTGHARSQLETLQAQAKELVELTQRVAAETAEPIKASASKFYKPAA comes from the coding sequence ATGACAGGTGCGACTGATCCGTTTTCTGCCTCGATCATCCCGTTCGAGGTCCCCGAGCAGGTGCGTGCGTTCGCCGAAAAGGGCGTGTCGCAGGCCCGCGAGAACTACGCCAAGTTCAAGGACGCCGCCGAAACCCACAACGGCACCGTCGAGGCCGTGTTCGCTTCGGCCTCCAAGGGCGCGAACGAGTATGCCGCCAAGCTGATGGAGTTCATGAAGGCCAACACCACGGCCCATCTGGACTTCACCCAGGAGCTGCTTGGCACCAAGTCGCCGAACGACGCCTTCCAGCTCTGGACCGGCCATGCCCGCTCCCAGCTCGAGACCCTCCAGGCCCAGGCCAAGGAGCTCGTCGAGCTGACCCAGCGCGTCGCTGCCGAGACCGCCGAGCCGATCAAGGCCAGCGCCTCGAAGTTCTACAAGCCCGCCGCCTGA
- a CDS encoding DUF3303 domain-containing protein, giving the protein MKYMIEYTIRHGLGHEQNFGTAEGLLTAFGKWKPEDGLTVHAFLSNLVGDKGYVFVEANDPKVVVSFVSKFTFWNDVDVHPVVDVGDVIPVTSASLAWARSASKA; this is encoded by the coding sequence ATGAAATACATGATCGAGTATACGATCCGTCATGGCCTCGGACATGAGCAGAATTTCGGGACGGCAGAGGGACTGCTGACCGCGTTCGGCAAGTGGAAGCCTGAAGACGGACTGACGGTGCACGCATTTCTTTCGAACCTGGTGGGCGACAAAGGTTACGTGTTTGTCGAGGCGAATGATCCAAAAGTGGTCGTCTCGTTCGTTTCGAAGTTCACCTTCTGGAACGATGTGGACGTTCATCCTGTGGTCGACGTCGGCGACGTGATCCCGGTGACGTCAGCTTCGCTGGCGTGGGCGCGGAGCGCATCAAAAGCCTGA
- a CDS encoding Lrp/AsnC family transcriptional regulator → MSRNLDEIDLKILAEIQADGRITNVELAKRVGISPPPCLRRVRALEEEGYIHGYRGLLDARKLGFDVTVFAAVHLSSQAEADLRAFEEFVRAEPLVRECWMLSGEVDFILKCVAPDMATFQDFVTHLTAAPHVRNVRTSLVLHNSKYEAAVPLEVKGRR, encoded by the coding sequence GTGTCGCGGAACCTAGACGAGATCGACCTCAAAATTCTCGCCGAGATCCAGGCTGACGGTCGAATCACAAATGTCGAGCTGGCCAAACGCGTCGGCATCTCCCCGCCGCCCTGCCTGCGCCGTGTCCGGGCTCTGGAGGAGGAAGGCTATATCCACGGCTATCGCGGCCTCTTGGACGCGCGGAAGCTCGGCTTCGACGTCACTGTGTTCGCCGCAGTGCACCTCTCCAGCCAGGCGGAAGCGGATTTGCGAGCCTTCGAGGAGTTCGTCCGTGCCGAGCCGCTGGTGCGGGAATGCTGGATGCTGTCGGGCGAGGTCGATTTCATCCTGAAATGCGTCGCCCCCGACATGGCAACGTTCCAGGATTTCGTGACGCACCTGACCGCAGCACCACACGTGCGCAACGTGCGCACATCGCTGGTTCTGCATAATTCGAAATACGAGGCGGCGGTGCCGCTGGAGGTGAAGGGAAGACGGTAG
- a CDS encoding ParA family protein, protein MNVIVFASRKGGSGKSTLAAHLAAQIKASKQVMLVDADPQGSLTLWHKLRGTNEPPIKAAVNSVSGIVSAAKRDGYEWVLIDTPPNLSAVVDDAIKNATMVVIPARPGVFDVNAVQETIQMCRAARKPYAVVLNGAPAKRDEAESPIVTIAREALAKFRAPVWGGQITNRSDLLMALSHGEGAREYQAESRAAQEIARLWAAIERSVKAIRGTASASGAMHKQAA, encoded by the coding sequence ATGAACGTTATTGTTTTTGCATCGCGTAAAGGCGGCTCGGGCAAGAGTACCTTGGCTGCACATCTCGCTGCGCAGATCAAGGCGAGCAAGCAGGTGATGCTGGTGGACGCCGATCCACAGGGCTCGCTGACGCTGTGGCACAAGCTGCGCGGCACCAACGAGCCGCCGATCAAGGCGGCCGTGAACTCGGTCAGCGGCATCGTCTCCGCTGCCAAGCGCGACGGTTACGAATGGGTGTTGATCGACACGCCGCCGAACCTGTCGGCCGTCGTCGACGACGCGATCAAGAATGCAACGATGGTAGTGATCCCCGCCCGTCCCGGCGTGTTCGACGTCAATGCGGTGCAGGAAACCATTCAGATGTGCCGCGCGGCGCGCAAGCCCTACGCGGTCGTGCTCAACGGTGCGCCGGCCAAGCGCGACGAAGCCGAAAGCCCGATCGTCACCATCGCCCGCGAGGCGCTGGCCAAGTTCCGCGCTCCGGTATGGGGCGGTCAGATCACCAATCGTTCGGATTTGTTGATGGCACTCAGCCACGGCGAAGGCGCGCGTGAGTATCAGGCCGAGAGCCGTGCGGCCCAGGAAATTGCAAGGCTGTGGGCGGCGATCGAGCGTTCAGTGAAGGCTATTCGCGGCACGGCGTCGGCGTCCGGCGCAATGCACAAGCAGGCGGCATAA
- a CDS encoding outer membrane protein: MRHTFAAAVALLLAATAASSAADIGAMRFKATPAATVYSWTGFYVGGNVGGGMASSHFDDPCFFCSSATPTRGFVTGGAQIGYNYQFGHGLVGVEADINGNSGFKESLIGGDDFRALQVGLKAETSGTIRARAGLVIDNVLAYATAGAAWADLRQTGTEINNVLSSPTFGQPTGTTANASGVVWGGVIGIGVEYALDSNWIVGGEFLHTMYGDRDAPLRLANGSAACTDRPASGCVIRSQLTTDVARVRFSYKFQ; this comes from the coding sequence ATGAGACACACTTTCGCGGCTGCGGTCGCTCTGTTGCTGGCCGCCACGGCCGCGAGCTCCGCGGCCGACATCGGCGCCATGAGGTTCAAGGCGACGCCTGCGGCGACCGTGTATAGCTGGACCGGCTTCTACGTCGGCGGCAATGTCGGCGGCGGCATGGCTTCGTCGCATTTCGACGACCCCTGCTTCTTTTGCTCGTCGGCGACCCCCACGCGGGGTTTCGTCACCGGCGGCGCGCAAATCGGTTACAACTATCAGTTCGGTCACGGCCTCGTTGGCGTCGAAGCTGACATCAACGGCAACAGCGGCTTCAAGGAATCGCTGATTGGCGGTGACGACTTCAGGGCCCTGCAGGTCGGTCTCAAGGCGGAGACCAGCGGCACGATCCGCGCACGCGCCGGCCTCGTCATCGACAACGTCCTGGCCTATGCGACGGCTGGTGCAGCCTGGGCCGATCTCAGGCAGACCGGGACGGAGATCAACAATGTCCTCTCAAGCCCAACCTTTGGACAGCCGACGGGGACAACGGCCAATGCCAGCGGCGTTGTCTGGGGTGGCGTAATCGGCATCGGCGTCGAATATGCGCTCGACTCGAACTGGATTGTCGGCGGCGAATTCCTGCATACGATGTATGGGGATCGCGATGCGCCGCTTCGCCTCGCCAACGGCAGCGCGGCTTGCACGGACAGACCCGCTTCCGGTTGCGTCATCCGAAGCCAGCTCACGACCGACGTCGCGCGCGTGAGGTTCAGCTACAAGTTTCAGTAG
- a CDS encoding AEC family transporter produces the protein MATMLIVAPVFALIAAGYAAVLFRFVSEGAHKGISEFAFSIAIPALLFRTIVVSEFPDVSPWRMWGAYYGALALTWIAALLISALIRERREDREDGVVFAIGSVYGNIVMLGIPLVLSALGNEAAGPMSLILSVNTPLLWLCGILQMELVSRKRTGSVLSVLRPILADLAKNPLMLGIGFGVVWRFTGLGLTPVVDKTIELLAQAGSPAALIALGINLFRFEVKGEMTSVAAMSALKLLAMPAIAFALAKLLNLPPVVTGVVVLFAAMPTGANAYIFAVQYQRLVNPVSGAVALCTLLAALTLPVVVMVVAGVR, from the coding sequence ATGGCCACAATGTTGATCGTTGCACCGGTATTTGCGCTGATCGCGGCCGGCTATGCGGCGGTGCTGTTTCGCTTCGTCTCCGAGGGCGCGCACAAGGGCATCTCCGAATTCGCCTTCAGCATCGCGATCCCCGCGCTGCTATTCCGCACCATCGTCGTCTCGGAATTTCCCGATGTCAGTCCGTGGCGGATGTGGGGCGCCTATTACGGCGCGCTCGCCCTCACCTGGATCGCGGCGCTGCTGATCTCGGCACTGATCCGCGAACGGCGCGAGGACCGCGAGGACGGCGTCGTGTTCGCGATCGGTTCGGTCTACGGCAACATCGTGATGCTCGGTATTCCGCTGGTGCTCTCCGCGCTCGGCAACGAGGCGGCCGGCCCGATGTCTCTGATCCTGTCGGTGAACACGCCGCTGCTCTGGCTCTGCGGCATCCTGCAGATGGAGCTGGTTAGCCGCAAGCGGACCGGCTCGGTGCTCTCGGTGCTCCGGCCCATCCTCGCCGATCTTGCGAAAAATCCGCTGATGCTGGGCATCGGCTTCGGTGTCGTCTGGCGCTTCACCGGCCTCGGCCTCACGCCCGTCGTCGACAAGACGATCGAGCTGCTCGCGCAGGCGGGATCGCCGGCCGCGCTGATCGCGCTCGGCATCAATTTGTTTCGCTTCGAGGTGAAGGGCGAGATGACAAGCGTCGCCGCGATGAGCGCGTTGAAACTGCTGGCGATGCCGGCAATCGCCTTCGCGCTAGCCAAGCTGTTGAACCTGCCGCCTGTGGTAACCGGCGTCGTCGTGCTGTTCGCGGCGATGCCAACAGGCGCGAATGCCTATATCTTCGCAGTTCAATATCAGCGCCTGGTGAACCCGGTCTCGGGCGCAGTGGCGCTGTGCACGCTGCTGGCGGCACTGACGTTGCCGGTGGTGGTGATGGTGGTGGCGGGAGTGAGGTAG
- a CDS encoding 4-hydroxy-tetrahydrodipicolinate synthase, which yields MTDLRTHLHGLWLPLVTPFRDGRLDENSLRRLTRHYCTQAIDGFILGATSGEGMTLREVELECLVAVVRDEIAASRRTLPIGLGLSGADTSRLKDRLDESADWPIDFYLIASPYYVRPSQRGILAHFEALADHAAWPLALYNIPYRCAVGITNQTLLRLAEHPNIVGLKDCGASREQSIALLRDRPRGFGVLTGEDANYFEALSDGADGGILLSAHLETATFAAVHAELKRGSAAAAEARWQEVAELTRLLFTEPSPAPAKYWLWRTGLIDSPEVRLPMVEVSSELAATLDREIERRVKVAA from the coding sequence ATGACCGATTTGCGAACCCATCTGCATGGACTCTGGCTACCGCTGGTGACGCCGTTCCGCGACGGCCGTCTCGACGAGAATTCGCTGCGGCGGCTGACGCGGCACTACTGCACGCAAGCGATCGACGGCTTCATCCTGGGGGCGACCTCAGGCGAAGGCATGACGCTGCGCGAGGTCGAGCTCGAATGCCTCGTCGCCGTCGTCCGCGACGAGATCGCGGCCAGTCGCCGAACGTTGCCGATCGGTCTCGGCCTCTCCGGCGCGGACACCTCGCGGCTGAAGGACCGGCTCGATGAGAGCGCGGACTGGCCGATCGACTTCTATCTGATCGCGAGCCCGTATTACGTGCGGCCGTCGCAGCGCGGCATCCTTGCGCATTTCGAGGCGCTGGCCGATCACGCCGCCTGGCCACTCGCGCTCTACAACATCCCCTATCGCTGCGCCGTCGGCATCACCAACCAGACCCTGCTGCGGCTCGCCGAGCACCCCAACATCGTGGGCTTGAAGGATTGCGGCGCCAGCCGCGAGCAGTCGATCGCGCTGCTGCGCGACCGGCCGAGGGGCTTTGGCGTGCTCACCGGCGAGGACGCGAATTATTTCGAGGCGCTCAGCGACGGCGCCGATGGCGGCATCCTGCTGTCCGCCCATCTCGAGACCGCAACCTTTGCCGCCGTCCATGCCGAGCTGAAGCGCGGCAGTGCCGCCGCGGCAGAGGCGCGCTGGCAGGAGGTCGCGGAGCTGACGCGGCTCTTGTTCACCGAGCCGAGCCCAGCGCCGGCGAAGTACTGGCTGTGGCGGACAGGCCTGATCGACAGCCCCGAGGTGCGCCTGCCGATGGTCGAGGTGAGCAGCGAGCTCGCCGCCACGCTCGATCGCGAGATCGAGCGGCGGGTGAAGGTCGCAGCGTAG
- the tenA gene encoding thiaminase II, whose protein sequence is MSFFERLKTEASVEWRAYTEHPFTNGLADGSLPEAAFRHYLVQDYLFLIEFARAYALAVYKSPMLADMREAAAGLSAILDVEMNLHVKLCADWGLSPTDLERAPPAAEMLAYTRYVLDAGMRGDLLALKVALAPCVIGYAEIATRLASRPHADVATNAYRVWIAEYAGVPYQEVAARARAHLDHLADLYATPAREAELIAIFKEATRLEADFWEMAWRAGQHVQ, encoded by the coding sequence GTGAGTTTCTTCGAGCGTCTCAAGACAGAAGCATCCGTTGAGTGGCGGGCCTACACCGAACATCCCTTCACGAACGGGTTGGCAGACGGCTCGCTCCCCGAAGCGGCGTTTCGTCACTATCTCGTTCAGGACTATTTGTTCCTCATCGAGTTTGCCCGCGCCTACGCGCTCGCGGTCTACAAGTCGCCCATGCTTGCCGACATGCGTGAAGCCGCGGCCGGCCTTTCGGCCATCCTCGATGTCGAGATGAACCTGCATGTGAAGCTATGTGCAGATTGGGGCCTGTCCCCGACCGACCTTGAGCGGGCCCCTCCGGCGGCCGAGATGCTGGCCTATACACGCTACGTGCTCGATGCGGGCATGCGAGGCGATCTGCTGGCGCTCAAGGTGGCGCTTGCGCCTTGCGTGATCGGGTACGCGGAGATCGCAACGCGGCTCGCCTCGCGACCTCATGCGGACGTTGCGACGAACGCCTATCGCGTCTGGATCGCCGAGTACGCCGGCGTGCCGTACCAGGAGGTCGCAGCCAGAGCGCGGGCGCATCTGGACCATCTCGCCGATCTCTACGCCACGCCGGCCCGCGAGGCCGAGCTGATTGCGATCTTCAAGGAAGCCACCCGACTCGAGGCGGACTTTTGGGAGATGGCCTGGCGCGCGGGCCAGCACGTTCAGTAG
- a CDS encoding ATP-binding protein: MSSINIRRAVENIRSGTTVYTPVIELIVNAIQAIRAVKPKGGLIEVRILRHDQADMIDKIAPVDGFIVRDDGIGFNEEHRNSFDTLYTALKAGDGGKGFGRFTCLKYFHRLTVESVFEDGLMRKKRSFAMGHGNDIIIDEKVTDAGVAATGSTVTISGAQAVKFPDKGLDVIARVLVEKLLPYFIDPNSECPQIVMRDDLGGDPILLNDYLGQANRQIVELSVQNNELRLKSLDKDKDEVFTVRVFKFYAPRANKSKVSLVAHRREVTDVTMQTYIPEFADEFYDKTNEVEDAKDRNYIIKAYVFGDYLDRNVSLERGAFSFGKDNDLVFGISQSQIEAQAATIAQQAVGHEISARRERKQARIRDYINDEAPWHRGLSRETDFSSLSMKPTPQEIELHLQAAKFQLETRVRAEVKQILQSEETEDLKDRVTEVVGKISQTSKNDLIHYVSLRKCVLELFDKSLRIGDDGKYKSEGDVHDIVMPRKKDTDQIDYDQHNLWILDERLNFTEYVASDKPMDEGTATERICRSSANELPFAETTRPRIRLRSSSSKSLSVTTSSILHPTKTRSSRSSAT; this comes from the coding sequence TTGAGCAGCATTAACATCAGGCGAGCGGTTGAGAACATTCGTTCGGGCACGACCGTTTACACCCCTGTTATCGAACTTATCGTGAATGCGATCCAAGCCATTCGAGCGGTAAAGCCAAAGGGCGGGTTGATCGAGGTTAGAATCCTTCGGCACGATCAAGCCGACATGATCGACAAAATCGCCCCGGTGGATGGCTTTATCGTTCGGGACGATGGCATCGGGTTTAACGAAGAACACCGAAACTCCTTCGACACCTTGTATACGGCCCTCAAAGCCGGCGATGGGGGGAAGGGTTTCGGGCGATTCACATGCCTCAAATACTTCCATCGGCTCACCGTCGAGAGCGTGTTCGAGGATGGGCTAATGCGGAAGAAGCGCTCTTTCGCGATGGGGCATGGCAACGACATAATAATCGATGAGAAAGTGACAGACGCGGGAGTTGCCGCGACCGGATCAACGGTCACCATCTCTGGTGCGCAAGCGGTCAAGTTTCCAGACAAGGGACTCGATGTCATCGCGAGAGTCCTGGTTGAGAAGCTGCTTCCTTACTTCATCGATCCAAATTCGGAATGCCCCCAAATCGTCATGCGCGATGATCTGGGCGGGGACCCTATCCTACTCAACGACTATCTCGGTCAAGCCAATAGACAGATCGTCGAACTGTCCGTGCAGAACAACGAACTGCGTCTCAAGTCTCTCGATAAAGACAAGGACGAAGTATTCACCGTGCGCGTGTTCAAGTTCTACGCTCCCCGCGCGAACAAGAGTAAGGTCAGCTTGGTGGCCCATCGGAGAGAGGTCACCGACGTGACGATGCAGACGTACATTCCGGAGTTTGCCGATGAGTTCTACGACAAGACGAATGAAGTAGAGGACGCCAAAGATCGGAACTACATCATAAAAGCATACGTCTTCGGTGATTATCTCGATCGAAATGTCTCGCTCGAGCGCGGAGCTTTCAGCTTTGGCAAGGACAATGACCTGGTCTTTGGAATTTCGCAGTCTCAAATCGAGGCGCAAGCGGCAACGATTGCTCAGCAGGCAGTCGGTCATGAAATCTCGGCGCGAAGAGAGCGCAAACAGGCGCGCATCAGAGATTACATAAACGATGAAGCGCCGTGGCACCGAGGCTTGAGCCGCGAAACCGACTTCTCGTCATTATCCATGAAGCCTACTCCACAGGAGATCGAACTCCACCTTCAGGCTGCGAAATTCCAGTTGGAAACGCGCGTCCGCGCAGAGGTGAAACAGATACTCCAGAGCGAGGAAACTGAAGACCTGAAAGATCGGGTAACGGAAGTAGTTGGAAAAATATCTCAGACGAGCAAGAACGACCTTATTCACTACGTGTCGCTGCGTAAATGCGTTCTCGAACTCTTCGATAAGTCGCTGCGAATCGGCGATGACGGAAAATACAAGTCCGAAGGCGACGTGCATGACATCGTGATGCCGCGCAAGAAAGATACGGATCAGATCGACTACGACCAGCACAATCTTTGGATACTCGACGAGCGGCTTAATTTCACCGAATACGTCGCGTCCGATAAGCCTATGGACGAAGGAACGGCGACCGAACGGATTTGTCGATCTTCGGCAAACGAGTTGCCTTTCGCGGAGACAACGAGGCCTCGAATCCGATTACGATCTTCGAGTTCAAAAAGCCTCAGCGTCACGACTTCGTCAATCCTTCATCCGACGAAGACCCGATCGAGCAGATCGTCCGCTACGTGA
- the trxB gene encoding thioredoxin-disulfide reductase yields the protein MSAPIHAKVVIIGSGPAGYTAAIYAARAMLEPILIQGMQAGGQLTITTDVENYPGFADVIQGPWLMEQMEKQAVHVGTRIVTDLVIKLDTSQRPFRLTCDSGDVYLADSVILATGAQARWLGLPSEQKFQGGGVSACATCDGFFYRNKEVVVVGGGNTAVEEALYLTNHASQVTIVHRRDHFRAERILQERLFKHPKIKVIWDSAVDEICGTENPNKVTHVRLKNVKTGALRDVKTDGVFIAIGHAPATDLVKDQIKLKPSGYVEVAPNSTATSVPGLFAAGDVADETYRQAVTAAGLGCMAALEAERFLALRASERAAAE from the coding sequence ATGTCCGCTCCTATTCATGCAAAGGTCGTCATCATTGGCTCCGGCCCCGCCGGCTACACCGCCGCGATCTACGCCGCGCGCGCGATGCTCGAGCCGATCCTGATCCAGGGCATGCAGGCGGGCGGCCAGCTCACCATCACCACCGACGTCGAGAACTATCCGGGCTTCGCCGACGTCATCCAGGGTCCCTGGCTGATGGAACAGATGGAGAAGCAGGCAGTCCATGTCGGCACCAGGATCGTCACCGACCTGGTTATCAAGCTCGACACCTCGCAGCGGCCGTTCCGCCTCACCTGCGACTCCGGCGACGTTTATCTCGCCGACAGCGTGATCCTCGCCACCGGCGCGCAGGCGCGCTGGCTCGGGCTGCCTTCTGAACAAAAATTCCAGGGCGGCGGCGTTTCGGCCTGCGCCACCTGCGACGGCTTCTTCTACCGCAACAAGGAGGTCGTGGTGGTCGGCGGCGGCAATACCGCGGTCGAGGAGGCCCTGTACCTCACCAACCATGCCTCGCAGGTCACGATCGTGCACCGCCGCGATCACTTCCGCGCCGAGCGCATCCTGCAGGAGCGCCTGTTCAAGCACCCGAAGATCAAAGTGATCTGGGATTCGGCCGTCGACGAGATCTGCGGCACCGAGAACCCGAACAAGGTCACCCATGTCAGGCTGAAGAACGTCAAGACCGGCGCGCTCAGGGACGTGAAGACCGACGGTGTCTTCATCGCCATCGGCCACGCGCCCGCGACCGATCTCGTGAAGGACCAGATCAAGTTGAAACCGTCGGGCTATGTCGAGGTCGCCCCGAACTCGACCGCGACCTCGGTGCCCGGCCTGTTCGCCGCCGGCGACGTCGCCGACGAAACCTATCGCCAGGCCGTGACGGCCGCCGGCCTCGGCTGCATGGCCGCACTCGAAGCCGAACGTTTCTTGGCCCTGCGCGCCAGCGAGCGCGCGGCAGCGGAATAA